From the Apis cerana isolate GH-2021 linkage group LG3, AcerK_1.0, whole genome shotgun sequence genome, one window contains:
- the LOC107997268 gene encoding uncharacterized protein LOC107997268 isoform X2, translating into MEPLFQLHIKDIDILLINTKERLMLGDEYSQIKCIDRISNLFKNGDVNKETVLSKLIKFDILSIIFEILQTSSDRLLPCILDFLDLVLIYRKFYESHVATDALDAILKITVCILKSRCKETRILEKLISTIYDILYRAVEFNMDFNVVCVPRQVLILLKSLILENLWDQKIKFSSIVLLNLVLENVDAEDEWDDGVYELCHKALNLMKEIVEYSDDDVSVSYAADALCAICTSATRLCITEDDNREFFDKVSKFKSSLTKTIRMVTMNTLIPYVKNTESNETDRVKFHRNLVTCLNNLYKLSSRCGRDNLSNHLTANGYLKYFLLLTTRLPEILRRSTCMLLSRIIITLADKSMPIIQSTSREISFENLVHQGLLDLPKNPEQWMNIIAHHDGNSATALMTLIYYHFHGTRETDMICLKSLIGRIVNLPKSEQIPAQILKILWFLFAVASVSHPSPRLEQDYGKAVKRLAAALQYSKLNDCYTHHIDLMHYCLNCHEFPKDLRNRAMDLWLVESDGDIKPLLTLDCAKVVQHYLLLVIQTGYSDKIINLAMKGIREMIRVDNCKEIAEITWHMLPNLLSSYQPSKDEQIKAVLELTNVSIPDSLSPSIRNRCADNLISIFLHQEGDLKLRTLVIMQSYALLVTSMTVKPFTILDKYCVASRFLEELLAQGFSIETPELSAVCLKLLAYIVHCQEKSSIQRGKPVTIDVQSLADLLLNTRSYVHSSINGMQLTLELLTQNIDGSPVRLNEIPDDRAEGLINLYEILHIVHERCEPTQRDIVYQCLQGVLKFCHVNVESLMYHMCTLMSNYDIVSSILETCHVSYHFLEFVSTWLRYRKRYCNDEGPWNARSLCKTPFEETLDQIKSYVDMVPCQCVNLIQLPDEAGAAKSATPQNTRHRP; encoded by the exons CCTTTGTTTCAGTTACATATTAAGGATATCGATATTTTGCTTATAAATACAAAGGAGAGATTGATGTTAGGCGATGAATATTCACAG ATCAAATGCATCGATCGAATATCCAACTTATTCAAAAATGGTGACGTGAACAAAGAGACAGTTCTTTCAAAGTTAATCAAGTTCGACAtactttcgattatatttgaaattttacaaaccTCCAGTGATCGTTTACTTCC aTGTATTCTCGATTTTTTGGATTTGGTATTAATATATCGAAAGTTTTATGAAAGTCACGTAGCTACAGACGCCTTGGAtgccattttgaaaattacagTTTGCATTCTAAAATCTCGTTGTAAAGAAACTCGAATATTAGAGAAGCTTATTTCAACTATTTACGATATACTTTATAG agcAGTAGAGTTCAATATGGATTTCAATGTAGTTTGCGTACCGAGACAAGTATTGATTCTCCTAAAATCATTGATATTGGAAAATCTTTGGgatcaaaagataaaattttcttccatcgTATTATTGAATCTCGTTCTTGAAAACGTTGACGCTGAAGACGAATGGGATGACGGTGTATACGAACTGTGTCACAAAGCTCTCAATTTAATGAAAGAGATCGTCGAATATAGCGACGACGATGTCTCGGTCTCATATGCTGCGGATGCATTGTGTGCTATTTGCACCTCTGCTACACG ATTATGCATCACGGAAGATGACAATcgagaatttttcgacaaagtCTCGAAGTTCAAATCCAGCCTGACAAAGACGATCCGCATGGTGACGATGAACACTTTAATACCTTACGTTAAA AATACAGAATCAAACGAAACGGACAGGGTCAAATTCCATAGGAATCTTGTGACTTGTCTGAACAACCTTTACAAGCTGAGCAGTCGCTGCGGTCGCGACAACTTGTCAAACCACTTGACCGCCAACGGATATCTGAAGTACTTCTTGCTGTTAACCACCAGACTTCC agaaaTCTTACGACGTAGCACTTGCATGCTATTATCACGGATTATAATCACCTTAGCCGATAAATCTATGCCAATTATTCAATCCACAAGTCGAGAAATAAGCTTTGAAAATTTGGTGCATCAAGGATTATTGGACCTTCCAAAAAATCCTGAACAATGGATGAACATCATAGCTCATCATGACGGGAATAGCGCGACTGCCTTGATGactctaatttattatcactttCATGGAACCAGAga aaccGATATGATATGCTTGAAATCGCTGATAGGAAGGATCGTTAATCTTCCTAAATCCGAGCAGATACCGgctcaaattttgaaaattttatggtTTCTGTTCGCTGTTGCATCCGTATCGCATCCATCGCCGAGGTTGGAACAGGATTACGGCAAAGCCGTGAAACGATTGGCAGCTGCGTTACAATATTCCAAGTTGAACGATTGTTACACTCATCACATAGATTTGATGCATTATTGTCTGAATTGCCACGAATTCCCCAAGGATCTGCGAAACCGAGCGATGGATCTGTGGTTGGTCGAATCTGACGGTGACATCAAGCCATTGTTGACCCTGGATTGTGCAAAAGTTGTACAACATTATTTATTG CTTGTCATACAAACGGGATACTCGGATAAGATAATCAATCTTGCGATGAAGGGGATTAGAGAGATGATACGTGTGGATAATTGCAAGGAAATTGCGGAGATTACCTGGCATATGTTGCCTAATCTTCTTTCATCTTATCAACCATCGAAAg aCGAGCAAATAAAAGCGGTATTGGAGCTGACCAATGTGTCCATTCCGGATTCCTTATCACCGAGCATCAGAAACCGGTGCGCTGACAATCTTATATCCATCTTCCTACATCAAGAAGGGGACTTGAAGCTGAGGACACTAGTAATAATGCAGTCGTACGCGTTGCTGGTCACGTCCATGACGGTTAAACCGTTCACGA TTCTAGACAAGTATTGCGTGGCATCGAGATTCTTGGAAGAGTTGCTCGCGCAAGgtttctcgatcgaaacgCCTGAATTATCCGCTGTCTGCTTGAAACTGCTCGCGTATATCGTACACTGTCAAGAAAAATCGTCGATCCAG CGTGGTAAGCCGGTGACGATTGACGTGCAGAGCTTAGCCGATTTGCTGTTAAATACGAGGAGCTACGTCCACTCGTCGATCAATGGAATGCAACTCACGCTGGAACTTTTAACTCAAAATATTGACGGATCACCTGTCAGACTGAACGAGATCCCTGACGATCGAGCGGAGGGTTTGATCAATCTCTACGAGATCCTTCATATCGTTCATGAAAGA tgCGAGCCAACGCAAAGAGATATCGTGTACCAATGTCTTCAAGGTGTCTTGAAATTCTGCCACGTGAACGTCGAGTCTCTGATGTATCATATGTGCACATTGATGAGCAACTACGATATCGTATCTTCTATCTTGGAGACGTGCCACGTAAGCTATCACTTTCTCGAGTTCGTTTCAACCTGGCTCCGCTATCGAAAAAGATATTGCAACGACGAAGGACCGTGGAACGCGAGATCACTTTGCAAGACTCCGTTCGAGGAAACTTTGGATCAGATCAAGAGCTACGTTGATATG GTTCCCTGCCAATGCGTGAATTTAATACAGTTGCCAGACGAGGCCGGTGCGGCAAAAAGCGCCACCCCCCAAAACACAAGGCATCGACCATAA
- the LOC107997268 gene encoding uncharacterized protein LOC107997268 isoform X1 encodes MEPLFQLHIKDIDILLINTKERLMLGDEYSQIKCIDRISNLFKNGDVNKETVLSKLIKFDILSIIFEILQTSSDRLLPCILDFLDLVLIYRKFYESHVATDALDAILKITVCILKSRCKETRILEKLISTIYDILYRAVEFNMDFNVVCVPRQVLILLKSLILENLWDQKIKFSSIVLLNLVLENVDAEDEWDDGVYELCHKALNLMKEIVEYSDDDVSVSYAADALCAICTSATRLCITEDDNREFFDKVSKFKSSLTKTIRMVTMNTLIPYVKNTESNETDRVKFHRNLVTCLNNLYKLSSRCGRDNLSNHLTANGYLKYFLLLTTRLPEILRRSTCMLLSRIIITLADKSMPIIQSTSREISFENLVHQGLLDLPKNPEQWMNIIAHHDGNSATALMTLIYYHFHGTRETDMICLKSLIGRIVNLPKSEQIPAQILKILWFLFAVASVSHPSPRLEQDYGKAVKRLAAALQYSKLNDCYTHHIDLMHYCLNCHEFPKDLRNRAMDLWLVESDGDIKPLLTLDCAKVVQHYLLLVIQTGYSDKIINLAMKGIREMIRVDNCKEIAEITWHMLPNLLSSYQPSKDEQIKAVLELTNVSIPDSLSPSIRNRCADNLISIFLHQEGDLKLRTLVIMQSYALLVTSMTVKPFTILDKYCVASRFLEELLAQGFSIETPELSAVCLKLLAYIVHCQEKSSIQRGKPVTIDVQSLADLLLNTRSYVHSSINGMQLTLELLTQNIDGSPVRLNEIPDDRAEGLINLYEILHIVHERCEPTQRDIVYQCLQGVLKFCHVNVESLMYHMCTLMSNYDIVSSILETCHVSYHFLEFVSTWLRYRKRYCNDEGPWNARSLCKTPFEETLDQIKSYVDMVKNLRTDAAFYNLLYAVPCQCVNLIQLPDEAGAAKSATPQNTRHRP; translated from the exons CCTTTGTTTCAGTTACATATTAAGGATATCGATATTTTGCTTATAAATACAAAGGAGAGATTGATGTTAGGCGATGAATATTCACAG ATCAAATGCATCGATCGAATATCCAACTTATTCAAAAATGGTGACGTGAACAAAGAGACAGTTCTTTCAAAGTTAATCAAGTTCGACAtactttcgattatatttgaaattttacaaaccTCCAGTGATCGTTTACTTCC aTGTATTCTCGATTTTTTGGATTTGGTATTAATATATCGAAAGTTTTATGAAAGTCACGTAGCTACAGACGCCTTGGAtgccattttgaaaattacagTTTGCATTCTAAAATCTCGTTGTAAAGAAACTCGAATATTAGAGAAGCTTATTTCAACTATTTACGATATACTTTATAG agcAGTAGAGTTCAATATGGATTTCAATGTAGTTTGCGTACCGAGACAAGTATTGATTCTCCTAAAATCATTGATATTGGAAAATCTTTGGgatcaaaagataaaattttcttccatcgTATTATTGAATCTCGTTCTTGAAAACGTTGACGCTGAAGACGAATGGGATGACGGTGTATACGAACTGTGTCACAAAGCTCTCAATTTAATGAAAGAGATCGTCGAATATAGCGACGACGATGTCTCGGTCTCATATGCTGCGGATGCATTGTGTGCTATTTGCACCTCTGCTACACG ATTATGCATCACGGAAGATGACAATcgagaatttttcgacaaagtCTCGAAGTTCAAATCCAGCCTGACAAAGACGATCCGCATGGTGACGATGAACACTTTAATACCTTACGTTAAA AATACAGAATCAAACGAAACGGACAGGGTCAAATTCCATAGGAATCTTGTGACTTGTCTGAACAACCTTTACAAGCTGAGCAGTCGCTGCGGTCGCGACAACTTGTCAAACCACTTGACCGCCAACGGATATCTGAAGTACTTCTTGCTGTTAACCACCAGACTTCC agaaaTCTTACGACGTAGCACTTGCATGCTATTATCACGGATTATAATCACCTTAGCCGATAAATCTATGCCAATTATTCAATCCACAAGTCGAGAAATAAGCTTTGAAAATTTGGTGCATCAAGGATTATTGGACCTTCCAAAAAATCCTGAACAATGGATGAACATCATAGCTCATCATGACGGGAATAGCGCGACTGCCTTGATGactctaatttattatcactttCATGGAACCAGAga aaccGATATGATATGCTTGAAATCGCTGATAGGAAGGATCGTTAATCTTCCTAAATCCGAGCAGATACCGgctcaaattttgaaaattttatggtTTCTGTTCGCTGTTGCATCCGTATCGCATCCATCGCCGAGGTTGGAACAGGATTACGGCAAAGCCGTGAAACGATTGGCAGCTGCGTTACAATATTCCAAGTTGAACGATTGTTACACTCATCACATAGATTTGATGCATTATTGTCTGAATTGCCACGAATTCCCCAAGGATCTGCGAAACCGAGCGATGGATCTGTGGTTGGTCGAATCTGACGGTGACATCAAGCCATTGTTGACCCTGGATTGTGCAAAAGTTGTACAACATTATTTATTG CTTGTCATACAAACGGGATACTCGGATAAGATAATCAATCTTGCGATGAAGGGGATTAGAGAGATGATACGTGTGGATAATTGCAAGGAAATTGCGGAGATTACCTGGCATATGTTGCCTAATCTTCTTTCATCTTATCAACCATCGAAAg aCGAGCAAATAAAAGCGGTATTGGAGCTGACCAATGTGTCCATTCCGGATTCCTTATCACCGAGCATCAGAAACCGGTGCGCTGACAATCTTATATCCATCTTCCTACATCAAGAAGGGGACTTGAAGCTGAGGACACTAGTAATAATGCAGTCGTACGCGTTGCTGGTCACGTCCATGACGGTTAAACCGTTCACGA TTCTAGACAAGTATTGCGTGGCATCGAGATTCTTGGAAGAGTTGCTCGCGCAAGgtttctcgatcgaaacgCCTGAATTATCCGCTGTCTGCTTGAAACTGCTCGCGTATATCGTACACTGTCAAGAAAAATCGTCGATCCAG CGTGGTAAGCCGGTGACGATTGACGTGCAGAGCTTAGCCGATTTGCTGTTAAATACGAGGAGCTACGTCCACTCGTCGATCAATGGAATGCAACTCACGCTGGAACTTTTAACTCAAAATATTGACGGATCACCTGTCAGACTGAACGAGATCCCTGACGATCGAGCGGAGGGTTTGATCAATCTCTACGAGATCCTTCATATCGTTCATGAAAGA tgCGAGCCAACGCAAAGAGATATCGTGTACCAATGTCTTCAAGGTGTCTTGAAATTCTGCCACGTGAACGTCGAGTCTCTGATGTATCATATGTGCACATTGATGAGCAACTACGATATCGTATCTTCTATCTTGGAGACGTGCCACGTAAGCTATCACTTTCTCGAGTTCGTTTCAACCTGGCTCCGCTATCGAAAAAGATATTGCAACGACGAAGGACCGTGGAACGCGAGATCACTTTGCAAGACTCCGTTCGAGGAAACTTTGGATCAGATCAAGAGCTACGTTGATATGGTAAAGAATTTGAGAACCGATGCTGCGTTTTACAATCTTCTCTACGCG GTTCCCTGCCAATGCGTGAATTTAATACAGTTGCCAGACGAGGCCGGTGCGGCAAAAAGCGCCACCCCCCAAAACACAAGGCATCGACCATAA
- the LOC107997268 gene encoding uncharacterized protein LOC107997268 isoform X4 yields the protein MNIHRCILDFLDLVLIYRKFYESHVATDALDAILKITVCILKSRCKETRILEKLISTIYDILYRAVEFNMDFNVVCVPRQVLILLKSLILENLWDQKIKFSSIVLLNLVLENVDAEDEWDDGVYELCHKALNLMKEIVEYSDDDVSVSYAADALCAICTSATRLCITEDDNREFFDKVSKFKSSLTKTIRMVTMNTLIPYVKNTESNETDRVKFHRNLVTCLNNLYKLSSRCGRDNLSNHLTANGYLKYFLLLTTRLPEILRRSTCMLLSRIIITLADKSMPIIQSTSREISFENLVHQGLLDLPKNPEQWMNIIAHHDGNSATALMTLIYYHFHGTRETDMICLKSLIGRIVNLPKSEQIPAQILKILWFLFAVASVSHPSPRLEQDYGKAVKRLAAALQYSKLNDCYTHHIDLMHYCLNCHEFPKDLRNRAMDLWLVESDGDIKPLLTLDCAKVVQHYLLLVIQTGYSDKIINLAMKGIREMIRVDNCKEIAEITWHMLPNLLSSYQPSKDEQIKAVLELTNVSIPDSLSPSIRNRCADNLISIFLHQEGDLKLRTLVIMQSYALLVTSMTVKPFTILDKYCVASRFLEELLAQGFSIETPELSAVCLKLLAYIVHCQEKSSIQRGKPVTIDVQSLADLLLNTRSYVHSSINGMQLTLELLTQNIDGSPVRLNEIPDDRAEGLINLYEILHIVHERCEPTQRDIVYQCLQGVLKFCHVNVESLMYHMCTLMSNYDIVSSILETCHVSYHFLEFVSTWLRYRKRYCNDEGPWNARSLCKTPFEETLDQIKSYVDMVKNLRTDAAFYNLLYAVPCQCVNLIQLPDEAGAAKSATPQNTRHRP from the exons ATGAATATTCACAG aTGTATTCTCGATTTTTTGGATTTGGTATTAATATATCGAAAGTTTTATGAAAGTCACGTAGCTACAGACGCCTTGGAtgccattttgaaaattacagTTTGCATTCTAAAATCTCGTTGTAAAGAAACTCGAATATTAGAGAAGCTTATTTCAACTATTTACGATATACTTTATAG agcAGTAGAGTTCAATATGGATTTCAATGTAGTTTGCGTACCGAGACAAGTATTGATTCTCCTAAAATCATTGATATTGGAAAATCTTTGGgatcaaaagataaaattttcttccatcgTATTATTGAATCTCGTTCTTGAAAACGTTGACGCTGAAGACGAATGGGATGACGGTGTATACGAACTGTGTCACAAAGCTCTCAATTTAATGAAAGAGATCGTCGAATATAGCGACGACGATGTCTCGGTCTCATATGCTGCGGATGCATTGTGTGCTATTTGCACCTCTGCTACACG ATTATGCATCACGGAAGATGACAATcgagaatttttcgacaaagtCTCGAAGTTCAAATCCAGCCTGACAAAGACGATCCGCATGGTGACGATGAACACTTTAATACCTTACGTTAAA AATACAGAATCAAACGAAACGGACAGGGTCAAATTCCATAGGAATCTTGTGACTTGTCTGAACAACCTTTACAAGCTGAGCAGTCGCTGCGGTCGCGACAACTTGTCAAACCACTTGACCGCCAACGGATATCTGAAGTACTTCTTGCTGTTAACCACCAGACTTCC agaaaTCTTACGACGTAGCACTTGCATGCTATTATCACGGATTATAATCACCTTAGCCGATAAATCTATGCCAATTATTCAATCCACAAGTCGAGAAATAAGCTTTGAAAATTTGGTGCATCAAGGATTATTGGACCTTCCAAAAAATCCTGAACAATGGATGAACATCATAGCTCATCATGACGGGAATAGCGCGACTGCCTTGATGactctaatttattatcactttCATGGAACCAGAga aaccGATATGATATGCTTGAAATCGCTGATAGGAAGGATCGTTAATCTTCCTAAATCCGAGCAGATACCGgctcaaattttgaaaattttatggtTTCTGTTCGCTGTTGCATCCGTATCGCATCCATCGCCGAGGTTGGAACAGGATTACGGCAAAGCCGTGAAACGATTGGCAGCTGCGTTACAATATTCCAAGTTGAACGATTGTTACACTCATCACATAGATTTGATGCATTATTGTCTGAATTGCCACGAATTCCCCAAGGATCTGCGAAACCGAGCGATGGATCTGTGGTTGGTCGAATCTGACGGTGACATCAAGCCATTGTTGACCCTGGATTGTGCAAAAGTTGTACAACATTATTTATTG CTTGTCATACAAACGGGATACTCGGATAAGATAATCAATCTTGCGATGAAGGGGATTAGAGAGATGATACGTGTGGATAATTGCAAGGAAATTGCGGAGATTACCTGGCATATGTTGCCTAATCTTCTTTCATCTTATCAACCATCGAAAg aCGAGCAAATAAAAGCGGTATTGGAGCTGACCAATGTGTCCATTCCGGATTCCTTATCACCGAGCATCAGAAACCGGTGCGCTGACAATCTTATATCCATCTTCCTACATCAAGAAGGGGACTTGAAGCTGAGGACACTAGTAATAATGCAGTCGTACGCGTTGCTGGTCACGTCCATGACGGTTAAACCGTTCACGA TTCTAGACAAGTATTGCGTGGCATCGAGATTCTTGGAAGAGTTGCTCGCGCAAGgtttctcgatcgaaacgCCTGAATTATCCGCTGTCTGCTTGAAACTGCTCGCGTATATCGTACACTGTCAAGAAAAATCGTCGATCCAG CGTGGTAAGCCGGTGACGATTGACGTGCAGAGCTTAGCCGATTTGCTGTTAAATACGAGGAGCTACGTCCACTCGTCGATCAATGGAATGCAACTCACGCTGGAACTTTTAACTCAAAATATTGACGGATCACCTGTCAGACTGAACGAGATCCCTGACGATCGAGCGGAGGGTTTGATCAATCTCTACGAGATCCTTCATATCGTTCATGAAAGA tgCGAGCCAACGCAAAGAGATATCGTGTACCAATGTCTTCAAGGTGTCTTGAAATTCTGCCACGTGAACGTCGAGTCTCTGATGTATCATATGTGCACATTGATGAGCAACTACGATATCGTATCTTCTATCTTGGAGACGTGCCACGTAAGCTATCACTTTCTCGAGTTCGTTTCAACCTGGCTCCGCTATCGAAAAAGATATTGCAACGACGAAGGACCGTGGAACGCGAGATCACTTTGCAAGACTCCGTTCGAGGAAACTTTGGATCAGATCAAGAGCTACGTTGATATGGTAAAGAATTTGAGAACCGATGCTGCGTTTTACAATCTTCTCTACGCG GTTCCCTGCCAATGCGTGAATTTAATACAGTTGCCAGACGAGGCCGGTGCGGCAAAAAGCGCCACCCCCCAAAACACAAGGCATCGACCATAA
- the LOC107997268 gene encoding uncharacterized protein LOC107997268 isoform X3, translating into MEPLFQLHIKDIDILLINTKERLMLGDEYSQIKCIDRISNLFKNGDVNKETVLSKLIKFDILSIIFEILQTSSDRLLPCILDFLDLVLIYRKFYESHVATDALDAILKITVCILKSRCKETRILEKLISTIYDILYRAVEFNMDFNVVCVPRQVLILLKSLILENLWDQKIKFSSIVLLNLVLENVDAEDEWDDGVYELCHKALNLMKEIVEYSDDDVSVSYAADALCAICTSATRLCITEDDNREFFDKVSKFKSSLTKTIRMVTMNTLIPYVKNTESNETDRVKFHRNLVTCLNNLYKLSSRCGRDNLSNHLTANGYLKYFLLLTTRLPEILRRSTCMLLSRIIITLADKSMPIIQSTSREISFENLVHQGLLDLPKNPEQWMNIIAHHDGNSATALMTLIYYHFHGTRETDMICLKSLIGRIVNLPKSEQIPAQILKILWFLFAVASVSHPSPRLEQDYGKAVKRLAAALQYSKLNDCYTHHIDLMHYCLNCHEFPKDLRNRAMDLWLVESDGDIKPLLTLDCAKVVQHYLLLVIQTGYSDKIINLAMKGIREMIRVDNCKEIAEITWHMLPNLLSSYQPSKDEQIKAVLELTNVSIPDSLSPSIRNRCADNLISIFLHQEGDLKLRTLVIMQSYALLVTSMTVKPFTILDKYCVASRFLEELLAQGFSIETPELSAVCLKLLAYIVHCQEKSSIQRGKPVTIDVQSLADLLLNTRSYVHSSINGMQLTLELLTQNIDGSPVRLNEIPDDRAEGLINLYEILHIVHERCEPTQRDIVYQCLQGVLKFCHVNVESLMYHMCTLMSNYDIVSSILETCHVSYHFLEFVSTWLRYRKRYCNDEGPWNARSLCKTPFEETLDQIKSYVDMVKNLRTDAAFYNLLYALSQYKEYLGEI; encoded by the exons CCTTTGTTTCAGTTACATATTAAGGATATCGATATTTTGCTTATAAATACAAAGGAGAGATTGATGTTAGGCGATGAATATTCACAG ATCAAATGCATCGATCGAATATCCAACTTATTCAAAAATGGTGACGTGAACAAAGAGACAGTTCTTTCAAAGTTAATCAAGTTCGACAtactttcgattatatttgaaattttacaaaccTCCAGTGATCGTTTACTTCC aTGTATTCTCGATTTTTTGGATTTGGTATTAATATATCGAAAGTTTTATGAAAGTCACGTAGCTACAGACGCCTTGGAtgccattttgaaaattacagTTTGCATTCTAAAATCTCGTTGTAAAGAAACTCGAATATTAGAGAAGCTTATTTCAACTATTTACGATATACTTTATAG agcAGTAGAGTTCAATATGGATTTCAATGTAGTTTGCGTACCGAGACAAGTATTGATTCTCCTAAAATCATTGATATTGGAAAATCTTTGGgatcaaaagataaaattttcttccatcgTATTATTGAATCTCGTTCTTGAAAACGTTGACGCTGAAGACGAATGGGATGACGGTGTATACGAACTGTGTCACAAAGCTCTCAATTTAATGAAAGAGATCGTCGAATATAGCGACGACGATGTCTCGGTCTCATATGCTGCGGATGCATTGTGTGCTATTTGCACCTCTGCTACACG ATTATGCATCACGGAAGATGACAATcgagaatttttcgacaaagtCTCGAAGTTCAAATCCAGCCTGACAAAGACGATCCGCATGGTGACGATGAACACTTTAATACCTTACGTTAAA AATACAGAATCAAACGAAACGGACAGGGTCAAATTCCATAGGAATCTTGTGACTTGTCTGAACAACCTTTACAAGCTGAGCAGTCGCTGCGGTCGCGACAACTTGTCAAACCACTTGACCGCCAACGGATATCTGAAGTACTTCTTGCTGTTAACCACCAGACTTCC agaaaTCTTACGACGTAGCACTTGCATGCTATTATCACGGATTATAATCACCTTAGCCGATAAATCTATGCCAATTATTCAATCCACAAGTCGAGAAATAAGCTTTGAAAATTTGGTGCATCAAGGATTATTGGACCTTCCAAAAAATCCTGAACAATGGATGAACATCATAGCTCATCATGACGGGAATAGCGCGACTGCCTTGATGactctaatttattatcactttCATGGAACCAGAga aaccGATATGATATGCTTGAAATCGCTGATAGGAAGGATCGTTAATCTTCCTAAATCCGAGCAGATACCGgctcaaattttgaaaattttatggtTTCTGTTCGCTGTTGCATCCGTATCGCATCCATCGCCGAGGTTGGAACAGGATTACGGCAAAGCCGTGAAACGATTGGCAGCTGCGTTACAATATTCCAAGTTGAACGATTGTTACACTCATCACATAGATTTGATGCATTATTGTCTGAATTGCCACGAATTCCCCAAGGATCTGCGAAACCGAGCGATGGATCTGTGGTTGGTCGAATCTGACGGTGACATCAAGCCATTGTTGACCCTGGATTGTGCAAAAGTTGTACAACATTATTTATTG CTTGTCATACAAACGGGATACTCGGATAAGATAATCAATCTTGCGATGAAGGGGATTAGAGAGATGATACGTGTGGATAATTGCAAGGAAATTGCGGAGATTACCTGGCATATGTTGCCTAATCTTCTTTCATCTTATCAACCATCGAAAg aCGAGCAAATAAAAGCGGTATTGGAGCTGACCAATGTGTCCATTCCGGATTCCTTATCACCGAGCATCAGAAACCGGTGCGCTGACAATCTTATATCCATCTTCCTACATCAAGAAGGGGACTTGAAGCTGAGGACACTAGTAATAATGCAGTCGTACGCGTTGCTGGTCACGTCCATGACGGTTAAACCGTTCACGA TTCTAGACAAGTATTGCGTGGCATCGAGATTCTTGGAAGAGTTGCTCGCGCAAGgtttctcgatcgaaacgCCTGAATTATCCGCTGTCTGCTTGAAACTGCTCGCGTATATCGTACACTGTCAAGAAAAATCGTCGATCCAG CGTGGTAAGCCGGTGACGATTGACGTGCAGAGCTTAGCCGATTTGCTGTTAAATACGAGGAGCTACGTCCACTCGTCGATCAATGGAATGCAACTCACGCTGGAACTTTTAACTCAAAATATTGACGGATCACCTGTCAGACTGAACGAGATCCCTGACGATCGAGCGGAGGGTTTGATCAATCTCTACGAGATCCTTCATATCGTTCATGAAAGA tgCGAGCCAACGCAAAGAGATATCGTGTACCAATGTCTTCAAGGTGTCTTGAAATTCTGCCACGTGAACGTCGAGTCTCTGATGTATCATATGTGCACATTGATGAGCAACTACGATATCGTATCTTCTATCTTGGAGACGTGCCACGTAAGCTATCACTTTCTCGAGTTCGTTTCAACCTGGCTCCGCTATCGAAAAAGATATTGCAACGACGAAGGACCGTGGAACGCGAGATCACTTTGCAAGACTCCGTTCGAGGAAACTTTGGATCAGATCAAGAGCTACGTTGATATGGTAAAGAATTTGAGAACCGATGCTGCGTTTTACAATCTTCTCTACGCG TTATCGCAATATAAGGAATATTTGggagaaatttga